GGCTGGACGTTTGTCGCATGGGCGACAGGCCCTGTTTCCGGTTCCACTTCCGGCGGATCGGCAAGCAACAGCCAGCCGAGCAGACCGCCGCTGGCGGTCAGCACAAGGACGGGCACCAAAAGTGGCCGGAGGTTCATTCCGCATCAACTCGCTGTCACTGGCTTGCCCAGATGATACGGGCTCTCCACTCGATTGCCGAGGGTTGAAATCGCATGGATTTGGAATTGTCCCCGATTGTCATGAGATTCAGCGATGTCGGCGTTTCGTTTTCCAGGAAACAGAGCTGGACGGGCTCCTGAAAGGGTTTCACGACCAGGCGGTCGCCCAGCCGGATCGGCGTTTCGTGAGACACGATGATGGTGTCGCCAGGTCTGTAATGGGGCAGGAACCGGTCGTCTGAGACACGCAGTGCAAAGGCATCGGACGAGGCCGCGGGAACCTGAAACGTTGTCCATCCGCTTCCGGCCGGTTGACCGTGGGCGTCGAAGCTTTGGGTGTCGGCCAGGTCCGACAGGCTGAGAAGGGGCACCAGGAACGGGCGCTCCGGAGTGTTCAACGTGGATGAGCCAACCCGGGCCGCGAAGGTGTCGAGCGCTTCTCCGGTCGCCTCGAGCACCTTGGCAAGGGATTCCGTTGATGGCCAGCGTGGCCGGCCGTCGCCCGCAAAGCGCTTGGACCGGTTGAATGCGGTTGGATCCAGACCCGCGCGCCGCGCAAGGCCTGATGGCGACAGCCCGTTTTGGGCCGCGAGCGCGTCGATGGCTGCCCAGACTTTGTCATGCGAAAGCAAGGTTCGTGTTCCCTGTTTGCGATCGAGTACGTCAACTCACCCTACGTGCATATGGTTTTTCCGGGCGAAAACACCAAGCAGAATGCATCATCACCTTTGCGTG
This genomic interval from Labrenzia sp. VG12 contains the following:
- a CDS encoding helix-turn-helix transcriptional regulator, whose protein sequence is MLSHDKVWAAIDALAAQNGLSPSGLARRAGLDPTAFNRSKRFAGDGRPRWPSTESLAKVLEATGEALDTFAARVGSSTLNTPERPFLVPLLSLSDLADTQSFDAHGQPAGSGWTTFQVPAASSDAFALRVSDDRFLPHYRPGDTIIVSHETPIRLGDRLVVKPFQEPVQLCFLENETPTSLNLMTIGDNSKSMRFQPSAIEWRARIIWASQ